From the Armatimonadota bacterium genome, the window GCGTCCGCCTGCAGATACACATCATCGGCGGAGTTTGCCTCCTTTTGTGGGCTTATCGTCACCTGTTCGCGCGCTGGCTCTACGTTAGCAATCGTCTCTATCACCGGCTCTCTGCTGCTCGTAGCGATAATCACCTTGAAAGGCATCTTGGGCACCTGCGGCAGGGTGAATTGCCAGCTGCCGGTGCGCTCCGGGTAGAGGTCTACCCGCTGCTCATGCACTACATCTTCACCGTACTGCAGAATGAGCCGGTGGTCGGGACGTGAGGAGGTGCTGTGGAAGCGTACCTGCAGCTGCTGTGCCTGTAGTTGCACGCTCAGCGCGCCTTCCCGGCTTGCGGCAGATACCGTCCCCGCCAAACCACGAATGGGATACCACGCCTCCTGCCAGCACTCCAGCGAATGGGGTGGTATCCAGTGCCAGATGCTCTGGTCCTCAAAGCGACCAACCTGAATCTCCACGTATGGCACGCCGCGATCGTCCAGTCGCTCCGCCCACACCTTGCCGTCGTCCGCTGTGCCCCAGGTAAATAGCTTCCTGCCTCGCACATCGCGCCAGTTGGCAACGTGTAATAAGCCGACGTCCTCGCGCATGTCGTATCCGCCGAAGAAGTCGCCGCGAAAGTCGTGTGCAAACACACTGGAAGCGCAGTCGTAGCTGCGGTAGAGGCTCAGATCAGCACCATCGTCGGTGATAGGGAAGGGCAGGGTAGCGCGTGCTTCGCTCAGGTCGCCCTCCCAGTTGCGCACGGAGCTGGCAGGCAGTATCCATTTCCAATGCTCGTGAGCCGACACTGCACAGTTCGTCCAGAAGTAGTAGCGCTTTTTGAGTTCAGTGCGATTGAAGAGGCGGATGTCGGTTTCCATGAGAGCTTTGTCAGGATAGAGGCTAATGCCTACCATCCACATCATGCGCGTGCGACGGCAGATTTCGCCAATCCATACTGTGCCTTTCTCCTCCTCCTCGCGAGGAGGCTCCAAGGTGTGCCATACCGGCTGATGGGTGGTGTAGCGATGACCGATGGGAAAGTTGAACTCGATCCCTCCGGCAATCCACGCGCCCGTCAGCCCGATGAGAGCGGGCTTGATAGACGGGGGCTGGTGCAGACACTCACGCCCGGCGATTTTGTCATAAAGCGACCACACGCGCCCGCCAAGCTCGGGCAGCACCATCACACGCAAGTAAGGGTTCTCCAGGAAAAGGGCGCGATACGGGCGAGGCTCGGCTTCATCGCTCAGCTGATCCAGCAGAGCGTACGGATACACCTCCCAATAGCCTTTGCGATGGAAGGGAGGGTGTGGATTGGCTTTACCCACCGGGTAGGTGGGGAGCGTCACCGTTTCTTCCCAGAGATGAACAGACATACATTGCTCCTCGCAAGAACGGGCGATAATAGTCTGTTAAGTGTTCCTGCCGTATCTTCCTTCAGAGAGGAGAAACCCTCCCGAAGCTACCGGGCTTGTCTGTGAGCCAATAAGCCCCACCCCACGCACAAAGCCAACACGACAACCACAGCTACAGTATCCCCCAGCCTCATATACAGCGTCTGCTCCTGCCGAAGTTCTACTCCCTCTGCTCGCAACCCTGCTTCAGTGAACAGATCAGCCCTTCGCAGGCATCGTCCCTGCGCGTCGAACACCGCCGAGATGCCCGTTGTCGCGGAGCGCAATACCCACCGGCGCGTTTCCGTTGCCCGCAGAGCGCAAAAGGCAAGGTGTTGCTCCGCCGCGGGTGAGCGTCCAAACCACGTGTCGTTGGTCGCCACGCACAGCAGGCGTGCCCCCTGCTGCACCATCTGGCAGGGGATTCGGGGGAGTGTGGACTCGAAGCAAATAGGCGTACCGATGCGCCACGCGGTTAATAACGTCGGTTGATCACCCGATGAGACATCTGCGCTGACCACGCCAAAACGCTCCACCCACGGCGTCCACTGGCGGAAAGGCACATACTCGCCCCAGGGCACCAGGTGCTGTTTACGGTAAACATCTACGCTGCCGTCAGGCGAGAAGGCAGAGATGGTGTTATAGCTTCTGTCATATTCTTCTACAAAAGTGCCGATGAGCACGGTGATGCCTTGCGCAGTTGCTCGCCGGATGATATCGGCAAAGGGATAAGCGGTTGCGTCGGGCACAAGCGATTCCGGGAAAAGCACCATATTCACCTTTTCGCGGGCGGCGGTGTCTATTGCACGCAACATGCTCGCTTTGGTTTGTTGTTGCATCTGCGCATCCCATTGGCGGGTGGTATCCACGTTGGGCTGTACAACCAGCACGGTGAGGCGGTCAGGAGCAGGCGGCAGGTTCAGCCTCCACCACCCGAACAGCAGTAGCAACAGGGAGATTTCCACCGCGCCTGCGAGCGGACGAGGCTTTCGCTGGGCTATAGATTCTGCGATCGCCGTGTTCACCAGCATCACCCATGCACTCACCCCCCACGCGCCCAGCAGTTCTGCACTCTGCAAAGGCAGAAGGTTGCGGTGCTGTGATACCGCCAGCTGCCCCCACAAAAAGCCCCAAGCTCCCGCCCCGCGCAGCCACTCGACCGCTATCCACAATGCCACCGTCCACGCAACAGGCAGAGCGGCACCCTGCACGAGCCGGTTGACCAGTGCGTAACCCCATCCGAACGCGCCTGCAAACAGCGTCTGCGACAGCGTCAGCGCAACCCACGCTACCAGCCCCAGCCAGAAGCTGCCTGTCCATCGCGCCACAAACTGCTGCATCCACCAGAGCAGGATGCCGTAGAAACAGATTCCCCACACCGCACCGAGAAGACATCCCTGTCGGGGACGCGATAGGGAGCGTAGCGCAAGCATCAGCGGCACCAGCGCAATCCACGCCAGCCAGCCGTAGTCCACCGGCGGGAACGCCAGCCATAGCAACAGTGCGCTCAGGATGCTACCAGCAACAGAAAGGAAGAGCCTTCTCACACTGTGTTATTTTTGCGCAATATACAAATAAGCCTTCCACAGACAGCTGCAGGTGCTCCCAGATAGAAGGTTGACGCTTCCCCTGTCCTCACGTTATACTGAAATCGTTACAGGAGGGAAAGGGAATGCGACGTTTTGTGAACTTGAACGGACAGATGGTCTCGTCTGCAGAAGCGAAGATTGACCTGTATGATCACGGCTTTCTGTATGGCGACGGCGTTTTCGAAGGCATCCGCGTTTACAACGGACGCATCTTCAAACTGCAGGAGCATGTGGATCGCCTGTACCACAGCGCCCGTGCGCTGATGATTGGCATCCCCATCAGCAAGGAGGAGATGACCGAGCGCATCAAATCGGTGGTGCGCGAGAACGACGAAACGAACTGCTATATCCGCGTGACGGTTTCGCGAGGTGTAGGATTAGGGCTAGACCCGAAGCACATTCGTTTGGAGCCGACCATTGCCATCTCTACCGCCGACCTCGCGCTCTATCCGCCGGAGATGTACGAGAACGGCTTGCAGGTGGTTACCGTTTCCACACGCATTCCGCCCGCGCAGTGTCTGGACCCACGCATCAAGTCGCTCGGGCGATATATCAACAATATCCTCGCCAAGATGGAGGCGAACCGTGTGGGTGCAGGCGAAGGGCTGATGCTGAACGTCGAAGGTTATGTCGCCGAAGCCACAGGAGATAACCTTTTCATCGTCAAGAACGGGGTATTGCACACGCCGCCGCCCTCTGCAGGCATTCTCGCTGGCATCACCCGAGCCACCGTGATGATGCTGGCGGAAAGGATAGGCATCCCCGTCCGAGAGACGATGATGACCCTGTACGATGTGTACACCGCCGATGAGGCGTTCCTTACCGGCACCGCTGCCGAGGTGATACCGATGGTCACGCTGGATGAACGCCCTATCGGCACAGGTAAGCCGGGCGATGTGACGCATCGCATTATCGCCGCCTTCCGGGAACACACGCAAAGCAGTGGCACACCTGTCTGAACAACGGTGTGAGATCTGCGGACACATCGCCGTGCAGTGGCGGGTGCACGCCGATGGTCGTACCCGTCTACTGTGCGCAGAGTGCACCCGTCGATACCTTGTGCGGCTTGTACCAGAGGAGGCTGCGTCCTGCTCTGCATTGCTTCAGCAGATGGCGATGCCGGCACCAGCGGAAGGCATGACTGCCTGTCCTCGCTGTGGCACGGAAGTTACTGTGCTCACTCATCATGGGGTGGGGGGTTGTGCCGACTGTTACCGTTCTCTTTCGCAGGCAGTTGATAGGTGGCTGCAGCGATGGTCGCTGCCGGCTCATCATGGGGGCGAACCGTTACCGAAAACAGTTGCTTACCCGATGACGCCCCCCCCCTCCGTCCAGCCCGAAGCCTGCTGGCTCCACGCTCTGCAGCCGTCACAGGCGATTATCAGTAGCCGTGCCCGATACGCACGGAACTTCGTGTGGGCGCGTTTCCCCTGGCGCGCCGACAGTGCGGAACTGGAACGGGTACGCGCTCACGTAGAGCATGTGGCGCGACACAGCTCCTGGCGGTTTCATGTGCTACCCACGCACCGCATGAAACCTTCCGAGCGGCAGCGGTGGATAGACCTGCGCCTTGCAAGCCCCCACCTACGCGATAACACCCTCTATGGCTCGCTGATAGTGGACGAGGCACGTACCGTCAGCGTATTAGTGAACGAGGAAGACCATCTACGGGTACAGGCTATCCTGCCCGGACTGCAAGTACGTGAGAGTATCACCCTGGCTCGCGCCGCT encodes:
- a CDS encoding branched chain amino acid aminotransferase, giving the protein MRRFVNLNGQMVSSAEAKIDLYDHGFLYGDGVFEGIRVYNGRIFKLQEHVDRLYHSARALMIGIPISKEEMTERIKSVVRENDETNCYIRVTVSRGVGLGLDPKHIRLEPTIAISTADLALYPPEMYENGLQVVTVSTRIPPAQCLDPRIKSLGRYINNILAKMEANRVGAGEGLMLNVEGYVAEATGDNLFIVKNGVLHTPPPSAGILAGITRATVMMLAERIGIPVRETMMTLYDVYTADEAFLTGTAAEVIPMVTLDERPIGTGKPGDVTHRIIAAFREHTQSSGTPV
- the lnt gene encoding apolipoprotein N-acyltransferase, whose product is MLWLAFPPVDYGWLAWIALVPLMLALRSLSRPRQGCLLGAVWGICFYGILLWWMQQFVARWTGSFWLGLVAWVALTLSQTLFAGAFGWGYALVNRLVQGAALPVAWTVALWIAVEWLRGAGAWGFLWGQLAVSQHRNLLPLQSAELLGAWGVSAWVMLVNTAIAESIAQRKPRPLAGAVEISLLLLLFGWWRLNLPPAPDRLTVLVVQPNVDTTRQWDAQMQQQTKASMLRAIDTAAREKVNMVLFPESLVPDATAYPFADIIRRATAQGITVLIGTFVEEYDRSYNTISAFSPDGSVDVYRKQHLVPWGEYVPFRQWTPWVERFGVVSADVSSGDQPTLLTAWRIGTPICFESTLPRIPCQMVQQGARLLCVATNDTWFGRSPAAEQHLAFCALRATETRRWVLRSATTGISAVFDAQGRCLRRADLFTEAGLRAEGVELRQEQTLYMRLGDTVAVVVVLALCVGWGLLAHRQAR